One region of Leptidea sinapis chromosome 10, ilLepSina1.1, whole genome shotgun sequence genomic DNA includes:
- the LOC126966445 gene encoding aryl hydrocarbon receptor nuclear translocator homolog isoform X1 encodes MSAVAPTIPGVDPTKEIQKRRGGSVGSDDDDASGGKYTRMEEDNIQDKERFASRENHCEIERRRRNKMTAYITELSDMVPTCSALARKPDKLTILRMAVAHMKALRGTGNTSTDGTYKPSFLTDQELKHLILEAADGFLFVVSCDTGRIIYVSDSIAPVLNYSQGEWYSSCLYDQVHPDDVEKVREQLSTQEPQNTGRILDLKTGTVKKEGHQSSMRQVMGSRRGFICRMRVGGGAENAHVGRLRARNSLGPSHDGHNYAVVHCTGYIKNWPPTDLFPGMQMDRPVDDELHASHCCLVAIGRLQVTSTPNATESSLCSGGVEFVSRHSIDGRFTFADQRAAQVVGHAPADLLGKLCYEFYHPEDQQHMRDNFDQVLKLKGQIISLMYRFRTKSREWVWLRTSAFAFLNPYNDEVEYIVCTNTLANRSLGSTTGESVTEEYDYHLRQRDVYQAPPPANIHQHHTQTAGGAGGVGGRSPAEGGASVGNAAYGAHYTPDYSPHRPANTPPHTTWTTLRPSGTGGGGESYAYSGEPGAVGVAGAATASPARSPPAPPYLPPAHYHHNHHAHAAHPAHPAHSTHAGMWAWQGGVSGAGAEGGGQAPHELSDMLQILDQGGAAAFEDLNINMFNSNFDNV; translated from the exons ATGTCGGCCGTGGCTCCCACTATCCCCG GGGTTGACCCAACAAAGGAAATACAGAAGCGTCGAGGCGGTAGTGTTGG ATCAGATGACGACGACGCAAGTGGTGGGAAATACACAAGGATGGAGGAGGACAATATTCAAGATAAGGAAAGATTTGCAAG CCGGGAAAATCACTGTGAAATTGAACGGCGTAGACGAAACAAGATGACGGCTTATATAACGGAACTATCCGATATGGTTCCAACATGCTCGGCTCTCGCACGGAAGCCCGACAAACTCACCATACTGCGTATGGCGGTTGCACATATGAAAGCATTAAGAG GTACTGGCAACACCTCTACCGATGGAACGTACAAGCCGTCATTTTTGACTGACCAAGAATTAAAGCACTTAATCCTAGAAGCCGCCGACGGGTTTTTATTTGTGGTCAGCTGTGACACTGGCCGTATAATATACGTTAGTGATAGCATCGCGCCTGTACTTAATTACTCCCag GGGGAGTGGTATTCGTCATGTTTATATGACCAAGTGCATCCAGACGATGTTGAGAAAGTACGCGAACAGTTGAGTACGCAAGAGCCTCAGAATACCGGACGTATATTAGACCTGAAAACGGGCACTGTCAAGAAAGAGGGCCACCAGT CGTCAATGCGTCAAGTGATGGGGTCGCGGCGCGGGTTCATCTGCCGCATGCGCGTGGGCGGCGGCGCAGAGAACGCGCACGTGGGGCGGCTGCGCGCGCGCAACTCGCTCGGCCCCTCCCACGACGGACACAACTACGCCGTGGTGCATTGCACCGGCTACATCAAGAACTGGCCGCCCACAG ATCTGTTTCCAGGTATGCAGATGGATCGACCGGTAGACGATGAACTGCATGCGTCCCATTGTTGTCTTGTAGCCATTGGAAGATTACAG GTAACGTCCACTCCGAACGCGACGGAGAGCAGCCTGTGCAGCGGCGGCGTGGAGTTCGTCTCGCGTCACTCCATCGACGGCCGCTTCACGTTCGCGGACCAGCGAGCGGCGCAGGTCGTGGGCCACGCGCCCGCGGACCTGCTCGGGAAGCTGTGCTACGAGTTCTACCACCCCGAAGACCAGCAGCACATGAGGGACAACTTCGATCAAG tattaaaattaaagggtCAAATAATCTCTCTAATGTACCGGTTTCGCACGAAAAGTAGAGAGTGGGTGTGGCTTAGGACATCTGCCTTTGCATTTTTGAACCCCTACAATGACGAAGTGGAGTACATCGTGTGTACAAATACATTAGCAAA TCGGTCGCTGGGCAGCACGACGGGCGAGAGCGTGACAGAAGAGTATGACTATCACTTGCGGCAGCGGGACGTGTATCAGGCGCCGCCGCCCGCCAACATACACCAGCATCATACACAGACAG CAGGAGGTGCGGGTGGCGTGGGCGGTCGGTCGCCGGCGGAGGGCGGGGCGTCAGTGGGGAACGCGGCGTACGGCGCACACTACACGCCGGACTACTCGCCGCACAGGCCGGCCAACACGCCGCCGCATACCACCTGGACCACGCTGAGACCG AGCGGCACAGGCGGCGGCGGGGAGAGCTACGCGTACAGCGGCGAGCCGGGCGCGGTGGGCGTGGCCGGCGCTGCCACGGCCAGCCCCGCGCGCTCGCCGCCCGCGCCGCCCTACCTGCCGCCCGCGCACTACCACCACAACCACCACGCGCACGCCGCGCACCCCGCGCACCCCGCGCACTCCACGCACG CAGGTATGTGGGCGTGGCAGGGTGGTGTGAGCGGGGCGGGAGCCGAGGGCGGGGGGCAGGCCCCGCACGAGTTGTCGGACATGCTGCAGATACTGGACCAGGGCGGGGCCGCCGCCTTCGAGGACCTCAACATCAACATGTTCAACTCCAACTTCGACAACGTCTAG
- the LOC126966445 gene encoding aryl hydrocarbon receptor nuclear translocator homolog isoform X2 produces MSAVAPTIPGVDPTKEIQKRRGGSVGSDDDDASGGKYTRMEEDNIQDKERFASRENHCEIERRRRNKMTAYITELSDMVPTCSALARKPDKLTILRMAVAHMKALRGTGNTSTDGTYKPSFLTDQELKHLILEAADGFLFVVSCDTGRIIYVSDSIAPVLNYSQGEWYSSCLYDQVHPDDVEKVREQLSTQEPQNTGRILDLKTGTVKKEGHQSSMRQVMGSRRGFICRMRVGGGAENAHVGRLRARNSLGPSHDGHNYAVVHCTGYIKNWPPTDLFPGMQMDRPVDDELHASHCCLVAIGRLQVTSTPNATESSLCSGGVEFVSRHSIDGRFTFADQRAAQVVGHAPADLLGKLCYEFYHPEDQQHMRDNFDQVLKLKGQIISLMYRFRTKSREWVWLRTSAFAFLNPYNDEVEYIVCTNTLANRSLGSTTGESVTEEYDYHLRQRDVYQAPPPANIHQHHTQTAGGAGGVGGRSPAEGGASVGNAAYGAHYTPDYSPHRPANTPPHTTWTTLRPSGTGGGGESYAYSGEPGAVGVAGAATASPARSPPAPPYLPPAHYHHNHHAHAAHPAHPAHSTHGMWAWQGGVSGAGAEGGGQAPHELSDMLQILDQGGAAAFEDLNINMFNSNFDNV; encoded by the exons ATGTCGGCCGTGGCTCCCACTATCCCCG GGGTTGACCCAACAAAGGAAATACAGAAGCGTCGAGGCGGTAGTGTTGG ATCAGATGACGACGACGCAAGTGGTGGGAAATACACAAGGATGGAGGAGGACAATATTCAAGATAAGGAAAGATTTGCAAG CCGGGAAAATCACTGTGAAATTGAACGGCGTAGACGAAACAAGATGACGGCTTATATAACGGAACTATCCGATATGGTTCCAACATGCTCGGCTCTCGCACGGAAGCCCGACAAACTCACCATACTGCGTATGGCGGTTGCACATATGAAAGCATTAAGAG GTACTGGCAACACCTCTACCGATGGAACGTACAAGCCGTCATTTTTGACTGACCAAGAATTAAAGCACTTAATCCTAGAAGCCGCCGACGGGTTTTTATTTGTGGTCAGCTGTGACACTGGCCGTATAATATACGTTAGTGATAGCATCGCGCCTGTACTTAATTACTCCCag GGGGAGTGGTATTCGTCATGTTTATATGACCAAGTGCATCCAGACGATGTTGAGAAAGTACGCGAACAGTTGAGTACGCAAGAGCCTCAGAATACCGGACGTATATTAGACCTGAAAACGGGCACTGTCAAGAAAGAGGGCCACCAGT CGTCAATGCGTCAAGTGATGGGGTCGCGGCGCGGGTTCATCTGCCGCATGCGCGTGGGCGGCGGCGCAGAGAACGCGCACGTGGGGCGGCTGCGCGCGCGCAACTCGCTCGGCCCCTCCCACGACGGACACAACTACGCCGTGGTGCATTGCACCGGCTACATCAAGAACTGGCCGCCCACAG ATCTGTTTCCAGGTATGCAGATGGATCGACCGGTAGACGATGAACTGCATGCGTCCCATTGTTGTCTTGTAGCCATTGGAAGATTACAG GTAACGTCCACTCCGAACGCGACGGAGAGCAGCCTGTGCAGCGGCGGCGTGGAGTTCGTCTCGCGTCACTCCATCGACGGCCGCTTCACGTTCGCGGACCAGCGAGCGGCGCAGGTCGTGGGCCACGCGCCCGCGGACCTGCTCGGGAAGCTGTGCTACGAGTTCTACCACCCCGAAGACCAGCAGCACATGAGGGACAACTTCGATCAAG tattaaaattaaagggtCAAATAATCTCTCTAATGTACCGGTTTCGCACGAAAAGTAGAGAGTGGGTGTGGCTTAGGACATCTGCCTTTGCATTTTTGAACCCCTACAATGACGAAGTGGAGTACATCGTGTGTACAAATACATTAGCAAA TCGGTCGCTGGGCAGCACGACGGGCGAGAGCGTGACAGAAGAGTATGACTATCACTTGCGGCAGCGGGACGTGTATCAGGCGCCGCCGCCCGCCAACATACACCAGCATCATACACAGACAG CAGGAGGTGCGGGTGGCGTGGGCGGTCGGTCGCCGGCGGAGGGCGGGGCGTCAGTGGGGAACGCGGCGTACGGCGCACACTACACGCCGGACTACTCGCCGCACAGGCCGGCCAACACGCCGCCGCATACCACCTGGACCACGCTGAGACCG AGCGGCACAGGCGGCGGCGGGGAGAGCTACGCGTACAGCGGCGAGCCGGGCGCGGTGGGCGTGGCCGGCGCTGCCACGGCCAGCCCCGCGCGCTCGCCGCCCGCGCCGCCCTACCTGCCGCCCGCGCACTACCACCACAACCACCACGCGCACGCCGCGCACCCCGCGCACCCCGCGCACTCCACGCACG GTATGTGGGCGTGGCAGGGTGGTGTGAGCGGGGCGGGAGCCGAGGGCGGGGGGCAGGCCCCGCACGAGTTGTCGGACATGCTGCAGATACTGGACCAGGGCGGGGCCGCCGCCTTCGAGGACCTCAACATCAACATGTTCAACTCCAACTTCGACAACGTCTAG
- the LOC126966445 gene encoding aryl hydrocarbon receptor nuclear translocator homolog isoform X3, whose protein sequence is MSAVAPTIPGVDPTKEIQKRRGGSVGSDDDDASGGKYTRMEEDNIQDKERFASRENHCEIERRRRNKMTAYITELSDMVPTCSALARKPDKLTILRMAVAHMKALRGTGNTSTDGTYKPSFLTDQELKHLILEAADGFLFVVSCDTGRIIYVSDSIAPVLNYSQGEWYSSCLYDQVHPDDVEKVREQLSTQEPQNTGRILDLKTGTVKKEGHQSSMRQVMGSRRGFICRMRVGGGAENAHVGRLRARNSLGPSHDGHNYAVVHCTGYIKNWPPTDLFPGMQMDRPVDDELHASHCCLVAIGRLQVTSTPNATESSLCSGGVEFVSRHSIDGRFTFADQRAAQVVGHAPADLLGKLCYEFYHPEDQQHMRDNFDQVLKLKGQIISLMYRFRTKSREWVWLRTSAFAFLNPYNDEVEYIVCTNTLANRSLGSTTGESVTEEYDYHLRQRDVYQAPPPANIHQHHTQTGGAGGVGGRSPAEGGASVGNAAYGAHYTPDYSPHRPANTPPHTTWTTLRPSGTGGGGESYAYSGEPGAVGVAGAATASPARSPPAPPYLPPAHYHHNHHAHAAHPAHPAHSTHAGMWAWQGGVSGAGAEGGGQAPHELSDMLQILDQGGAAAFEDLNINMFNSNFDNV, encoded by the exons ATGTCGGCCGTGGCTCCCACTATCCCCG GGGTTGACCCAACAAAGGAAATACAGAAGCGTCGAGGCGGTAGTGTTGG ATCAGATGACGACGACGCAAGTGGTGGGAAATACACAAGGATGGAGGAGGACAATATTCAAGATAAGGAAAGATTTGCAAG CCGGGAAAATCACTGTGAAATTGAACGGCGTAGACGAAACAAGATGACGGCTTATATAACGGAACTATCCGATATGGTTCCAACATGCTCGGCTCTCGCACGGAAGCCCGACAAACTCACCATACTGCGTATGGCGGTTGCACATATGAAAGCATTAAGAG GTACTGGCAACACCTCTACCGATGGAACGTACAAGCCGTCATTTTTGACTGACCAAGAATTAAAGCACTTAATCCTAGAAGCCGCCGACGGGTTTTTATTTGTGGTCAGCTGTGACACTGGCCGTATAATATACGTTAGTGATAGCATCGCGCCTGTACTTAATTACTCCCag GGGGAGTGGTATTCGTCATGTTTATATGACCAAGTGCATCCAGACGATGTTGAGAAAGTACGCGAACAGTTGAGTACGCAAGAGCCTCAGAATACCGGACGTATATTAGACCTGAAAACGGGCACTGTCAAGAAAGAGGGCCACCAGT CGTCAATGCGTCAAGTGATGGGGTCGCGGCGCGGGTTCATCTGCCGCATGCGCGTGGGCGGCGGCGCAGAGAACGCGCACGTGGGGCGGCTGCGCGCGCGCAACTCGCTCGGCCCCTCCCACGACGGACACAACTACGCCGTGGTGCATTGCACCGGCTACATCAAGAACTGGCCGCCCACAG ATCTGTTTCCAGGTATGCAGATGGATCGACCGGTAGACGATGAACTGCATGCGTCCCATTGTTGTCTTGTAGCCATTGGAAGATTACAG GTAACGTCCACTCCGAACGCGACGGAGAGCAGCCTGTGCAGCGGCGGCGTGGAGTTCGTCTCGCGTCACTCCATCGACGGCCGCTTCACGTTCGCGGACCAGCGAGCGGCGCAGGTCGTGGGCCACGCGCCCGCGGACCTGCTCGGGAAGCTGTGCTACGAGTTCTACCACCCCGAAGACCAGCAGCACATGAGGGACAACTTCGATCAAG tattaaaattaaagggtCAAATAATCTCTCTAATGTACCGGTTTCGCACGAAAAGTAGAGAGTGGGTGTGGCTTAGGACATCTGCCTTTGCATTTTTGAACCCCTACAATGACGAAGTGGAGTACATCGTGTGTACAAATACATTAGCAAA TCGGTCGCTGGGCAGCACGACGGGCGAGAGCGTGACAGAAGAGTATGACTATCACTTGCGGCAGCGGGACGTGTATCAGGCGCCGCCGCCCGCCAACATACACCAGCATCATACACAGACAG GAGGTGCGGGTGGCGTGGGCGGTCGGTCGCCGGCGGAGGGCGGGGCGTCAGTGGGGAACGCGGCGTACGGCGCACACTACACGCCGGACTACTCGCCGCACAGGCCGGCCAACACGCCGCCGCATACCACCTGGACCACGCTGAGACCG AGCGGCACAGGCGGCGGCGGGGAGAGCTACGCGTACAGCGGCGAGCCGGGCGCGGTGGGCGTGGCCGGCGCTGCCACGGCCAGCCCCGCGCGCTCGCCGCCCGCGCCGCCCTACCTGCCGCCCGCGCACTACCACCACAACCACCACGCGCACGCCGCGCACCCCGCGCACCCCGCGCACTCCACGCACG CAGGTATGTGGGCGTGGCAGGGTGGTGTGAGCGGGGCGGGAGCCGAGGGCGGGGGGCAGGCCCCGCACGAGTTGTCGGACATGCTGCAGATACTGGACCAGGGCGGGGCCGCCGCCTTCGAGGACCTCAACATCAACATGTTCAACTCCAACTTCGACAACGTCTAG
- the LOC126966445 gene encoding aryl hydrocarbon receptor nuclear translocator homolog isoform X4, translating to MSAVAPTIPGVDPTKEIQKRRGGSVGSDDDDASGGKYTRMEEDNIQDKERFASRENHCEIERRRRNKMTAYITELSDMVPTCSALARKPDKLTILRMAVAHMKALRGTGNTSTDGTYKPSFLTDQELKHLILEAADGFLFVVSCDTGRIIYVSDSIAPVLNYSQGEWYSSCLYDQVHPDDVEKVREQLSTQEPQNTGRILDLKTGTVKKEGHQSSMRQVMGSRRGFICRMRVGGGAENAHVGRLRARNSLGPSHDGHNYAVVHCTGYIKNWPPTGMQMDRPVDDELHASHCCLVAIGRLQVTSTPNATESSLCSGGVEFVSRHSIDGRFTFADQRAAQVVGHAPADLLGKLCYEFYHPEDQQHMRDNFDQVLKLKGQIISLMYRFRTKSREWVWLRTSAFAFLNPYNDEVEYIVCTNTLANRSLGSTTGESVTEEYDYHLRQRDVYQAPPPANIHQHHTQTAGGAGGVGGRSPAEGGASVGNAAYGAHYTPDYSPHRPANTPPHTTWTTLRPSGTGGGGESYAYSGEPGAVGVAGAATASPARSPPAPPYLPPAHYHHNHHAHAAHPAHPAHSTHAGMWAWQGGVSGAGAEGGGQAPHELSDMLQILDQGGAAAFEDLNINMFNSNFDNV from the exons ATGTCGGCCGTGGCTCCCACTATCCCCG GGGTTGACCCAACAAAGGAAATACAGAAGCGTCGAGGCGGTAGTGTTGG ATCAGATGACGACGACGCAAGTGGTGGGAAATACACAAGGATGGAGGAGGACAATATTCAAGATAAGGAAAGATTTGCAAG CCGGGAAAATCACTGTGAAATTGAACGGCGTAGACGAAACAAGATGACGGCTTATATAACGGAACTATCCGATATGGTTCCAACATGCTCGGCTCTCGCACGGAAGCCCGACAAACTCACCATACTGCGTATGGCGGTTGCACATATGAAAGCATTAAGAG GTACTGGCAACACCTCTACCGATGGAACGTACAAGCCGTCATTTTTGACTGACCAAGAATTAAAGCACTTAATCCTAGAAGCCGCCGACGGGTTTTTATTTGTGGTCAGCTGTGACACTGGCCGTATAATATACGTTAGTGATAGCATCGCGCCTGTACTTAATTACTCCCag GGGGAGTGGTATTCGTCATGTTTATATGACCAAGTGCATCCAGACGATGTTGAGAAAGTACGCGAACAGTTGAGTACGCAAGAGCCTCAGAATACCGGACGTATATTAGACCTGAAAACGGGCACTGTCAAGAAAGAGGGCCACCAGT CGTCAATGCGTCAAGTGATGGGGTCGCGGCGCGGGTTCATCTGCCGCATGCGCGTGGGCGGCGGCGCAGAGAACGCGCACGTGGGGCGGCTGCGCGCGCGCAACTCGCTCGGCCCCTCCCACGACGGACACAACTACGCCGTGGTGCATTGCACCGGCTACATCAAGAACTGGCCGCCCACAG GTATGCAGATGGATCGACCGGTAGACGATGAACTGCATGCGTCCCATTGTTGTCTTGTAGCCATTGGAAGATTACAG GTAACGTCCACTCCGAACGCGACGGAGAGCAGCCTGTGCAGCGGCGGCGTGGAGTTCGTCTCGCGTCACTCCATCGACGGCCGCTTCACGTTCGCGGACCAGCGAGCGGCGCAGGTCGTGGGCCACGCGCCCGCGGACCTGCTCGGGAAGCTGTGCTACGAGTTCTACCACCCCGAAGACCAGCAGCACATGAGGGACAACTTCGATCAAG tattaaaattaaagggtCAAATAATCTCTCTAATGTACCGGTTTCGCACGAAAAGTAGAGAGTGGGTGTGGCTTAGGACATCTGCCTTTGCATTTTTGAACCCCTACAATGACGAAGTGGAGTACATCGTGTGTACAAATACATTAGCAAA TCGGTCGCTGGGCAGCACGACGGGCGAGAGCGTGACAGAAGAGTATGACTATCACTTGCGGCAGCGGGACGTGTATCAGGCGCCGCCGCCCGCCAACATACACCAGCATCATACACAGACAG CAGGAGGTGCGGGTGGCGTGGGCGGTCGGTCGCCGGCGGAGGGCGGGGCGTCAGTGGGGAACGCGGCGTACGGCGCACACTACACGCCGGACTACTCGCCGCACAGGCCGGCCAACACGCCGCCGCATACCACCTGGACCACGCTGAGACCG AGCGGCACAGGCGGCGGCGGGGAGAGCTACGCGTACAGCGGCGAGCCGGGCGCGGTGGGCGTGGCCGGCGCTGCCACGGCCAGCCCCGCGCGCTCGCCGCCCGCGCCGCCCTACCTGCCGCCCGCGCACTACCACCACAACCACCACGCGCACGCCGCGCACCCCGCGCACCCCGCGCACTCCACGCACG CAGGTATGTGGGCGTGGCAGGGTGGTGTGAGCGGGGCGGGAGCCGAGGGCGGGGGGCAGGCCCCGCACGAGTTGTCGGACATGCTGCAGATACTGGACCAGGGCGGGGCCGCCGCCTTCGAGGACCTCAACATCAACATGTTCAACTCCAACTTCGACAACGTCTAG
- the LOC126966450 gene encoding protein mono-ADP-ribosyltransferase PARP16, protein MDGEPETLSDTGTNCNLPSASETISDNNQAKLDSLEKKAVHLRLILERDFKAADIKWSLFVAAAFSFRYESCLRPFPPAFLKNGVKDMDTLLSIITDVPALDLVLQQLDNLDNLRNISDVIDLLFYVLVRLKESTLKTVPPEAHEAILMQANSVMPAPRPQYIFQLVHSPKSNSEIKWSELSNGLKTFFAFHGNRLENFFSMLNFGIQQHLNKPTTLGNGVSLSPELSVSLPYSHGGFGWGASCIGGHLSCVALCEVIDAPDGINYRKPVTNEGDGVYEDKAKGSQDQNGDNRTVHYVITNCDLVRVKYLLVYAKQPTSMRFPTGNTNRNGGGIREWLARHKLFSILLGYGLMLATIGFANNHPMNYYYKMLLKKIDIALSNVKT, encoded by the exons ATGGATGGTGAACCGGAGACGTTATCGGACACAGGAACAAATTGCAATCTGCCATCCGCATCCGAGACTATATCCGATAACAATCAAGCGAAACTCGATTCGTTGGAGAAGAAAGCTGTTCATTTAAG ATTAATTTTGGAAAGAGATTTTAAGGCTGCCGATATAAAATGGAGCCTGTTTGTGGCTGCAGCTTTCAGTTTTAGGTACGAAAGTTGCTTGAGACCGTTTCCGCCTGCTTTCCTCAAGAATGGTGTTAAAGACATGGATAcattg CTTAGCATTATAACCGACGTACCCGCTCTAGATTTGGTCTTGCAACAGCTAGATAATCTAGACAACTTGAGGAATATTAGCGACGTGATCGATTTGTTGTTTTATGTTCTGGTCAGGTTAAAAGAGTCAACATTGAAAACGGTGCCACCAGAAGCA caTGAAGCAATATTGATGCAAGCCAATTCTGTAATGCCAGCTCCAAGACCGCAATACATCTTTCAATTAGTACATTCACCAAAGTCAAACTCTGAGATAAAATGGAGCGAATTGTCAAATGGTCTTAAAACGTTTTTTGCGTTTCATGGAAATCGATTAGAAAATTTCTTTTCGATGCTGAATTTCGGTATTCAACAACATCTGAATAAG CCGACAACGCTGGGTAACGGTGTCTCTCTGTCTCCTGAGCTGAGTGTCAGCTTACCGTACAGCCATGGCGGATTCGGCTGGGGAGCGTCGTGTATCGGAGGCCATTTATCGTGTGTGGCTCTGTGCGAAGTTATAGACGCACCTGATGGAATAAATTATCGGAAGCCGGTAACAAATGAAG GTGATGGAGTTTACGAGGATAAAGCGAAAGGTTCACAGGATCAAAATGGAGATAATCGAACTGTCCACTACGTGATAACCAATTGCGATTTAGTTCGAGTTAAATACCTCCTCGTGTACGCTAAACAACCTACTTCGATGAGATTTCCCACTGGAAACACAAACAGAAATG GTGGTGGTATTCGAGAATGGCTTGCAAGGCATAAGTTGTTTTCAATTCTGCTCGGCTATGGCCTTATGCTAGCAACTATCGGATTCGCGAACAACCATCCTATGAACTACTATTATAAAATGctactaaaaaaaatagatatagcACTTAGTAACGTTAAAACATAA